One part of the Planctomycetia bacterium genome encodes these proteins:
- the ffh gene encoding signal recognition particle protein: protein MFDSLQKGLNSAFKSLTGKAKLTEGNMRDGLKLVEQSLLEADVNVTVVRDFIGRVTEQAIGAKVIESLRPTEQLVGIVHQELINLMGPVDHSLHLRGDLTILMMCGLQGSGKTTSCGKLAKMLLGRGKKPMLVAADLQRPAAIEQLKILGAQLGVPVYSEPGQQDPVIVCQNGVKQAKQLGAQVLILDTAGRLHIDDELMEQLKRIDRRCEPDQVYLVVDGMTGQDAVNSAKAFNEALELDGVIMTKLDGDARGGAALSVKAVTGVPLKFMGTGEQLDALEEFHPDRMAGRILGMGDMLTLIETAQQKVDQDEMAKQEERLRQGKFTLEDFRKMLEQTKKMGSFSKLLGMIPGMGQIKDMMGDADAEGDMRRIGGIINSMTPDERRNPTKTIDMSRRRRIAAGAGVEASEVSGLIKQFDGMAQLMTSMASMGMRERMSKISQLQQGGMMNPGAALAKEKAGTGKRLTAEERKKLQKQREKEFRKRKRESEK, encoded by the coding sequence ATGTTCGACTCGCTCCAAAAAGGCCTGAATTCGGCTTTTAAGTCCTTGACCGGTAAGGCCAAGTTGACCGAGGGGAACATGCGCGACGGCCTTAAGCTCGTCGAACAGTCGCTGCTCGAAGCCGACGTCAACGTCACGGTCGTGCGCGACTTCATCGGCCGCGTGACGGAACAAGCCATCGGGGCGAAGGTCATCGAGTCGCTCCGCCCGACCGAGCAATTGGTCGGCATCGTGCATCAAGAGCTCATCAACTTGATGGGCCCGGTCGACCACTCTCTGCATCTGCGCGGCGACCTGACCATCTTGATGATGTGCGGCTTGCAAGGCTCCGGCAAGACGACTTCGTGCGGCAAGCTTGCCAAGATGCTCCTCGGGCGCGGCAAGAAGCCGATGCTCGTCGCCGCCGATCTTCAGCGCCCCGCCGCGATCGAGCAACTCAAGATTCTCGGCGCGCAGCTCGGCGTGCCGGTCTATAGCGAGCCCGGCCAACAAGACCCGGTGATCGTTTGCCAGAACGGCGTGAAGCAAGCGAAGCAGCTCGGCGCGCAAGTTCTGATTCTCGACACCGCCGGTCGGCTGCACATCGACGATGAGTTGATGGAGCAGCTCAAGCGGATCGATCGCCGCTGCGAGCCGGATCAGGTTTATCTCGTCGTCGACGGCATGACCGGCCAAGATGCCGTGAACAGCGCGAAAGCGTTTAACGAAGCGCTCGAGCTCGACGGCGTCATCATGACGAAGCTCGACGGCGACGCGCGCGGCGGTGCGGCGTTGTCCGTGAAAGCCGTGACCGGCGTGCCGCTCAAGTTCATGGGCACCGGCGAGCAACTCGACGCGCTCGAAGAGTTCCATCCCGATCGGATGGCCGGCCGCATTCTCGGCATGGGCGACATGCTGACGCTCATCGAAACGGCGCAGCAAAAAGTCGACCAAGACGAGATGGCGAAGCAAGAAGAACGCTTGCGCCAAGGGAAGTTCACGCTCGAAGACTTCCGCAAGATGCTCGAGCAAACGAAGAAGATGGGCTCGTTCAGCAAGTTGCTCGGCATGATTCCGGGCATGGGCCAAATCAAAGACATGATGGGCGATGCCGACGCCGAAGGAGATATGCGCCGCATCGGCGGCATCATCAACTCGATGACTCCCGACGAACGCCGCAACCCGACGAAGACGATCGACATGAGCCGTCGCCGCCGCATCGCGGCAGGTGCCGGAGTCGAGGCGTCGGAAGTCAGCGGCTTGATCAAGCAGTTCGACGGCATGGCGCAGCTCATGACGTCGATGGCGTCGATGGGCATGCGCGAGCGCATGAGCAAGATCAGCCAACTGCAACAAGGGGGCATGATGAACCCCGGCGCAGCCCTGGCGAAGGAAAAGGCAGGGACGGGCAAGCGCCTGACCGCCGAAGAACGTAAGAAGTTGCAGAAACAGCGTGAGAAAGAATTCCGCAAGCGCAAACGCGAATCGGAAAAATAA
- the rpsP gene encoding 30S ribosomal protein S16, producing the protein MKKIGRKHRPFFRICAVDSRSPRDGKVIEELGTYDPKVPDVDARVVMNQERLTYWLGVGAKPSEHVAVFIKKYGPKGIRLKEQEDARARLAMPKIVPPAPEAIIIPKKAEAAPAEEGSADAPAEASEAAG; encoded by the coding sequence ATGAAAAAGATCGGACGCAAACACCGTCCTTTCTTCCGTATTTGTGCCGTCGATTCGCGCAGCCCGCGCGACGGTAAGGTCATCGAAGAGCTCGGCACCTACGATCCGAAAGTGCCGGACGTCGATGCCCGCGTGGTGATGAACCAAGAGCGTCTGACGTATTGGCTCGGCGTCGGCGCCAAGCCGAGCGAACACGTCGCCGTGTTCATCAAGAAGTACGGTCCGAAGGGGATTCGCCTCAAGGAACAGGAAGACGCTCGCGCTCGGCTAGCCATGCCGAAGATCGTCCCGCCGGCTCCCGAAGCGATCATCATCCCGAAGAAGGCCGAAGCTGCTCCGGCGGAAGAAGGTTCGGCGGATGCGCCGGCCGAAGCCTCGGAAGCCGCCGGTTAA
- the trmD gene encoding tRNA (guanosine(37)-N1)-methyltransferase TrmD, which yields MRFDILTLFPEIFSGYVGQSLLKAAIDRGLVDVRTHDIRVWAEGKHKHVDDRPFGGGPGMVLMPKPVVDCVEAVRSGDAEPGHLVMLSPQGRKFTQRTAEELATKKRVILLCGRYEGFDERIKLVLKPDEISVGDFVLNGGEVAAMVIIDACIRLIPEVLGDERSSADDSFSSGNRLLEFAQYTRPREFRGLAVPEVLLSGNHEAIARWRREGSLERTRQRRADLLDDRPPSDEPLRDADEHQADDELRRP from the coding sequence ATGCGTTTCGACATCCTGACTTTGTTCCCCGAGATCTTCTCGGGCTACGTCGGTCAGAGCTTGTTGAAGGCGGCGATCGACCGCGGCTTGGTGGATGTCAGAACGCACGACATACGAGTGTGGGCGGAAGGAAAACATAAGCATGTCGACGATCGGCCGTTCGGCGGCGGGCCCGGAATGGTGCTCATGCCGAAGCCGGTGGTCGACTGCGTCGAGGCGGTGCGGAGCGGCGATGCCGAACCGGGCCATCTCGTGATGCTTTCGCCGCAAGGTCGCAAGTTTACCCAACGAACGGCCGAAGAATTGGCGACGAAGAAGCGGGTCATCCTGCTTTGCGGTCGCTACGAAGGGTTCGACGAACGAATCAAGCTGGTCCTCAAGCCCGATGAAATCTCGGTCGGCGACTTCGTCCTCAACGGGGGCGAAGTCGCGGCGATGGTGATCATCGACGCTTGTATTCGCTTGATTCCGGAAGTGCTCGGAGACGAGAGAAGCAGCGCCGACGACTCGTTTTCCTCAGGCAACCGACTGCTGGAATTCGCACAATACACGAGACCGCGAGAGTTTCGCGGCCTCGCGGTGCCCGAGGTGCTGCTCAGCGGTAATCACGAGGCGATTGCTCGCTGGCGAAGAGAAGGAAGCCTCGAACGTACACGACAACGACGCGCCGACTTACTCGACGACCGCCCGCCAAGCGACGAACCGCTTCGCGACGCCGACGAGCATCAGGCCGACGATGAACTACGAAGGCCTTAA
- the rplS gene encoding 50S ribosomal protein L19, which translates to MSQKIIALVEKSSLKETKDIPQFEVGDTVDVHTRILEGDKERIQIFNGLVIATAGRGPGANFTVRRIVQGEGVERKFPLHSPKIAKVEVKRSGITRRAKLYYLRDRVGKSTRLRERFVDITGGEKK; encoded by the coding sequence ATGTCGCAAAAAATTATCGCGCTGGTCGAAAAGAGCAGCCTCAAGGAAACGAAAGACATTCCGCAGTTCGAGGTCGGCGACACCGTCGACGTCCACACGCGCATTCTCGAAGGCGATAAGGAACGGATCCAAATCTTCAACGGTTTGGTCATCGCCACGGCCGGCCGCGGCCCAGGCGCCAACTTCACCGTTCGCCGCATCGTGCAAGGCGAAGGGGTCGAACGGAAGTTTCCTTTGCACTCGCCGAAGATCGCCAAGGTCGAAGTGAAGCGCTCCGGCATCACCCGCCGCGCCAAGCTCTACTACCTCCGCGATCGGGTCGGCAAGTCGACCCGCCTCCGCGAACGCTTCGTCGACATCACGGGCGGCGAGAAGAAGTAG
- a CDS encoding YraN family protein: MFWRSWWERLTRLWRPRHTLGRRGEDAAAQYLRAAGWKILERSLRYPCGELDLVALDGEAIVFVEVKTRSSKQRGLPADAIDRKKQSRTTLAALTYLKSRQLLDRRTRFDVVAILWSADTAEPEIKHYRAAFSAAGSHGMFS, translated from the coding sequence GTGTTCTGGCGATCTTGGTGGGAACGGCTTACGCGACTTTGGCGTCCGCGGCATACGCTTGGCCGCCGCGGCGAGGACGCCGCTGCGCAGTACTTGCGAGCGGCAGGCTGGAAGATCCTCGAACGGAGCCTCCGCTATCCGTGCGGCGAGTTGGATCTCGTCGCTCTCGACGGCGAGGCGATCGTGTTCGTCGAAGTGAAGACGCGCAGCTCGAAGCAGCGCGGCTTGCCGGCCGACGCGATTGACCGGAAGAAGCAGTCGCGCACGACGCTGGCCGCGCTCACCTATCTCAAAAGCCGGCAATTGCTCGATCGTCGCACGCGGTTCGACGTCGTCGCGATCCTCTGGTCGGCCGATACCGCGGAGCCGGAGATCAAGCACTATCGGGCCGCCTTCTCCGCCGCAGGCTCGCACGGCATGTTCTCTTAG
- a CDS encoding GNAT family N-acetyltransferase produces MLRVEEFSELKAMPSLRAVWNELLSRTPRADFFRSYDWLETYLRHFGAGQRLRLLVVRDDTTPADAGPIGIVPLTVLTEPSKLGPLRILTYPAAYWGSHYGPIGPQPEKCLAAALAHVGRTRRDWDLLDLRFAPDAGDDPARTSATMARSGFRASPSLVDRTSFIDLPDSFDTYFAGRTKKWQANYRRMFRNLAKLGDLRCVRYRPQGETFADDGPRWDLYDTCEELARRSWQGSSTDGTTLTHAPIRPYLREMHATACRAGAADLTLLYLDAAPLAFLYGYHYRGSMFCLRTGFDARLAADGVGYVVYMQLIEDAIRRGDRLIDLGPGSLEAKRPLLMRTEPIYRHPYANPFSLRGLAWRAKNVLQSPGAATSIHQLHERR; encoded by the coding sequence ATGTTGCGCGTCGAAGAATTCTCCGAGCTCAAGGCCATGCCGTCGCTGCGCGCCGTGTGGAACGAGTTGCTGAGCCGGACTCCGCGGGCGGACTTCTTTCGTTCCTACGATTGGCTCGAAACCTATCTGCGGCACTTCGGTGCAGGGCAACGCTTGCGGCTGCTCGTCGTTCGCGACGACACCACTCCTGCCGATGCCGGGCCGATCGGCATCGTGCCGCTGACCGTGCTCACCGAGCCCTCGAAGCTCGGCCCGTTGCGCATCCTGACTTATCCGGCCGCTTATTGGGGTTCGCATTACGGGCCGATCGGGCCGCAGCCGGAAAAATGCCTCGCCGCCGCGTTGGCGCACGTCGGCCGAACTCGGCGCGATTGGGATCTGCTCGATCTGCGCTTCGCACCCGACGCCGGCGACGACCCGGCCCGCACCTCGGCGACGATGGCCCGCTCGGGCTTTCGCGCGAGCCCGTCGCTCGTCGACCGAACTTCGTTCATCGATCTCCCGGACTCGTTCGACACCTACTTCGCCGGCCGCACGAAGAAATGGCAGGCGAACTATCGCCGGATGTTTCGCAACCTCGCGAAACTCGGCGACCTCCGTTGCGTGCGCTATCGTCCGCAAGGGGAAACGTTCGCCGACGACGGCCCGCGCTGGGATCTCTACGATACGTGCGAAGAGCTCGCTCGGCGCAGTTGGCAAGGAAGCTCGACCGACGGCACCACGCTCACGCACGCCCCGATTCGCCCGTACCTCCGCGAGATGCACGCCACGGCTTGTCGCGCCGGCGCGGCCGACCTCACGCTCCTTTACCTCGACGCCGCACCGCTCGCGTTTCTCTACGGCTACCATTACCGCGGCAGCATGTTCTGCCTCCGCACCGGCTTCGACGCGAGGCTCGCAGCCGACGGCGTCGGGTACGTCGTCTACATGCAGCTGATCGAAGATGCGATTCGCCGCGGCGATCGCCTCATCGACTTGGGCCCGGGCTCGCTCGAAGCGAAACGGCCGCTCCTCATGCGCACCGAACCGATCTACCGGCACCCGTATGCGAATCCGTTTTCGTTGCGCGGGCTCGCCTGGCGCGCGAAGAATGTGCTGCAGAGTCCCGGCGCGGCTACGTCAATTCATCAGCTTCACGAGCGCCGCTAA
- the rph gene encoding ribonuclease PH, translated as MRHDGRKPTQLRELKIKRRYTRSAAGSVLIMAGRTTVLCTASVEQSVPPWMKGQGKGWVTAEYNMLPGSTTPRKQRERGGKVDGRTTEIQRLIGRALRAVVDMTALGERTIALDCDVLEADGGTRTASITGAFVALVDAVRSFADAETVRRVLKDSVAAASVGIVVGAPVLDLDYVEDSQADVDMNVVMTGAGKFVEVQGTGEHAVFDEQELSAMLKLARTGMKELTQLQKDALGKSWPF; from the coding sequence ATGCGCCACGACGGTCGGAAGCCCACGCAATTGCGTGAATTGAAAATCAAGCGTCGCTACACCCGATCCGCGGCCGGCAGCGTGCTCATTATGGCCGGCCGGACGACCGTGCTCTGCACGGCGAGCGTCGAGCAATCGGTGCCGCCGTGGATGAAGGGGCAGGGGAAAGGTTGGGTCACGGCCGAATATAACATGCTGCCGGGCAGCACGACGCCGCGCAAGCAGCGTGAGCGCGGCGGCAAGGTCGACGGGCGTACGACCGAGATTCAGCGCTTGATCGGCCGCGCATTGCGGGCCGTCGTCGATATGACGGCTCTCGGCGAACGGACCATCGCGCTCGATTGCGACGTGCTCGAAGCCGACGGCGGCACGCGCACCGCAAGCATCACCGGCGCGTTCGTCGCGCTGGTCGACGCCGTGCGTAGCTTCGCCGATGCCGAAACGGTGCGGCGCGTGCTCAAGGATTCGGTCGCGGCGGCGAGCGTCGGCATCGTCGTCGGCGCGCCGGTGCTCGATCTCGATTACGTCGAAGATTCGCAAGCCGACGTGGACATGAACGTCGTCATGACCGGTGCCGGAAAGTTCGTCGAAGTACAAGGAACCGGCGAACACGCCGTGTTCGACGAACAGGAGCTTTCGGCAATGCTCAAGCTCGCCCGAACGGGAATGAAAGAACTGACGCAGTTGCAGAAAGACGCCCTAGGAAAGAGCTGGCCCTTCTAA
- the argF gene encoding ornithine carbamoyltransferase — translation MRHLFTLHDLTSAEIERIFAITEDLKTKFERGIREPLLPGRVMALLFQKPSLRTRVSFEAGMTHLGGGSLFLGEEVGWGSRESIGDFGRVLSEFVDVIVVRAKTHQKVLDLAAHSSCPVINGLTDLSHPCQALADLYTVREHFGKLKGLKVAYVGDANNVASSLAEGCGKLGLTFACAAPKGYQFTEADVKRLKDETPTLDLQLTDDPKAAVKGAAAVYTDVWTSMGQEAEREQRKTAFAAYQVNGALMKLAPIDALFMHCLPANRGEEVTDEVMDAKSSVVVQQAGNRMHVQKGVLAWLLASQA, via the coding sequence ATGCGACATCTTTTCACCCTGCATGATTTGACGAGCGCCGAGATCGAGCGGATCTTCGCGATCACGGAAGACTTGAAAACGAAGTTCGAACGCGGCATCCGCGAGCCGCTGCTGCCGGGCCGCGTGATGGCGCTGCTGTTTCAAAAGCCGTCGTTGCGGACCCGCGTCAGTTTCGAAGCCGGCATGACGCACCTCGGCGGCGGCAGCTTGTTTCTCGGCGAAGAGGTCGGGTGGGGCTCGCGCGAATCGATCGGCGATTTCGGCCGCGTGCTCAGCGAGTTCGTCGATGTGATCGTCGTCCGGGCGAAGACGCACCAGAAGGTGCTCGATCTCGCGGCGCATAGCAGTTGCCCCGTCATCAACGGCCTCACCGACCTCTCGCATCCGTGCCAGGCCTTGGCCGATCTGTATACGGTGCGCGAGCATTTCGGCAAGCTCAAGGGGCTCAAGGTCGCTTACGTCGGCGATGCGAATAACGTGGCGAGCAGCTTGGCCGAAGGGTGCGGCAAGCTCGGCCTCACGTTCGCTTGCGCGGCACCGAAGGGGTATCAGTTCACCGAAGCGGACGTGAAGCGGTTGAAAGACGAAACCCCGACGCTCGACTTGCAGCTCACCGACGATCCCAAGGCCGCCGTGAAAGGGGCCGCCGCGGTTTATACCGATGTCTGGACGAGCATGGGCCAAGAAGCCGAACGGGAGCAGCGGAAGACGGCGTTCGCCGCCTATCAAGTAAACGGCGCGCTCATGAAGCTCGCGCCGATAGACGCCCTCTTCATGCACTGTCTCCCCGCCAATCGGGGCGAAGAAGTCACCGATGAAGTGATGGATGCGAAGTCGAGCGTCGTCGTGCAGCAGGCCGGCAACCGGATGCACGTGCAAAAGGGTGTCTTGGCCTGGTTGCTCGCCTCGCAAGCTTGA
- a CDS encoding aspartate aminotransferase family protein gives MGSAETVELFKQYVVPNYGRYPVCLVRGEGSYVWDAEGNKYLDLFPGWGCNLLGHCPEPIVRAVQEQVATLIHVPNTWYTEAQGLWAKALSDRSFGGQAFFCNSGAEANEAAIKLARLHGKGRYKIITFENGFHGRTMGSVSATAQPKYHDGLGPILAGFTYAPFGDLEAVAKLVDNETIAIMIEPVQGEGGINIPPPGFLKGLRELCNKHDLLLIFDEVQSGCGRTGHWFAYQHFNVVPDVMTLAKALCGGIAGGALMTTKEIAPSLRPGMHAATYGGNPIAARAGIAALEMIEQENLLEAAKKVGEVFKRRMTALQAECELIKEVRVLGVMIGIELMIEGAPLVKACMERKLLINCTHGTVIRLLPAMNLSLAQAEEACDVLCDVIKEHAR, from the coding sequence ATGGGGTCCGCCGAGACCGTCGAACTGTTCAAGCAATACGTGGTGCCGAACTACGGCCGCTACCCCGTCTGCCTCGTGCGCGGCGAAGGCTCCTATGTGTGGGACGCCGAAGGCAACAAGTATCTCGATCTGTTTCCGGGCTGGGGCTGCAACCTCCTCGGGCACTGCCCAGAGCCGATCGTGCGCGCCGTGCAGGAACAAGTCGCCACGCTGATCCACGTGCCTAACACTTGGTATACCGAGGCGCAAGGCCTGTGGGCCAAAGCATTGAGCGACCGGAGCTTCGGCGGACAGGCCTTCTTTTGCAACTCCGGGGCCGAAGCCAACGAGGCCGCGATCAAGCTCGCCCGGCTGCACGGCAAGGGACGCTACAAGATCATCACCTTCGAAAACGGCTTCCACGGCCGGACGATGGGTTCCGTCTCCGCGACGGCTCAGCCGAAATACCACGATGGGCTCGGCCCGATACTGGCGGGCTTCACCTACGCTCCGTTCGGCGACTTGGAAGCGGTCGCGAAGCTCGTCGACAACGAAACGATCGCGATCATGATCGAGCCGGTGCAAGGGGAAGGGGGAATCAACATTCCGCCCCCCGGCTTCTTGAAAGGCCTGCGGGAGCTTTGTAACAAACACGACCTTCTGCTCATCTTCGACGAAGTGCAGTCGGGCTGCGGACGAACCGGGCACTGGTTCGCGTATCAGCATTTCAACGTCGTGCCCGACGTGATGACGCTCGCTAAGGCCCTCTGCGGCGGGATCGCCGGCGGCGCGCTGATGACGACGAAAGAAATCGCTCCGAGCCTCCGACCGGGAATGCACGCCGCGACCTACGGCGGCAACCCGATCGCGGCCCGAGCCGGCATCGCGGCGCTGGAGATGATCGAACAAGAGAATCTTTTGGAAGCCGCGAAGAAAGTCGGCGAAGTGTTCAAGCGCCGCATGACCGCTTTGCAGGCCGAATGCGAGCTTATCAAGGAAGTGCGAGTGCTCGGCGTGATGATCGGCATCGAGTTGATGATCGAAGGAGCACCGCTCGTGAAGGCCTGCATGGAGCGAAAACTGCTCATCAACTGCACGCACGGCACGGTGATCCGCTTATTGCCGGCGATGAACTTGTCGCTCGCGCAGGCCGAGGAAGCGTGCGACGTTCTGTGCGACGTGATTAAGGAACATGCTCGCTGA
- the argB gene encoding acetylglutamate kinase has product MDTAVQKADVLIEACEWIRKFRDKVTVIKLGGSVMEDINALRHLLLDILFMETVGMRPVIVHGGGASISREMEKAGLTPRWVQGRRYTDAAVLEIVERSLAIDTSESIAKRMEELGGRAAPLNFRRAMNVLYGRKLSLPGPDGKPLDLGFVGEVTSVDRSTIENFCVGRILPVIPSMCIDELGQKYNVNADTAATAVAVAMGAEKLVFLSDINGVRLDKNDPNTVIRSLTVGEAQKLIDTGVVDAGMIPKLQACIEPIEKGIRKVHIIDGRERHSLLLEIFTSRGVGTEIYPG; this is encoded by the coding sequence TTGGACACTGCCGTACAGAAGGCCGACGTCCTGATCGAAGCTTGTGAGTGGATTCGCAAGTTTCGCGATAAGGTCACCGTGATCAAGCTCGGCGGGAGCGTCATGGAAGACATCAACGCGCTGCGGCATCTGCTGCTCGATATTCTCTTCATGGAAACGGTCGGCATGCGGCCGGTCATCGTCCACGGCGGCGGCGCTTCCATCAGCCGCGAGATGGAAAAGGCCGGCCTCACCCCGCGCTGGGTGCAAGGCCGACGCTACACCGACGCAGCCGTGCTCGAGATCGTCGAGCGCTCGCTCGCGATCGATACCAGCGAGTCGATCGCCAAGCGGATGGAAGAACTCGGCGGCCGGGCAGCACCGCTCAACTTTCGCCGCGCGATGAACGTTCTCTACGGACGCAAGCTCTCATTGCCGGGGCCCGACGGCAAGCCGCTCGACCTCGGCTTCGTCGGCGAAGTGACGAGCGTCGATCGTTCGACGATCGAAAACTTCTGCGTCGGCCGAATCTTGCCCGTGATTCCGTCGATGTGCATCGACGAGCTCGGCCAGAAATACAACGTCAATGCCGACACCGCGGCGACCGCCGTCGCCGTGGCGATGGGGGCCGAAAAGCTTGTCTTTCTCAGCGATATCAACGGCGTCCGCCTAGACAAGAACGACCCGAACACGGTCATTCGCTCGCTCACGGTCGGCGAAGCGCAAAAGCTGATCGACACGGGGGTCGTCGATGCCGGCATGATTCCGAAATTGCAGGCCTGCATCGAGCCGATCGAAAAAGGGATTCGCAAGGTTCACATCATCGATGGTCGAGAGCGGCATTCGTTGCTCTTGGAAATCTTTACGAGTCGCGGAGTCGGGACCGAAATCTATCCGGGGTGA